In one window of Falco cherrug isolate bFalChe1 chromosome 10, bFalChe1.pri, whole genome shotgun sequence DNA:
- the KCNA4 gene encoding potassium voltage-gated channel subfamily A member 4: MEVAMVSADSSGCNSHMPYGYVVQARARERERLAQSRAAAAAAVAAATAAVEGGATGGGGPYHHYHQEQSRGASSSHGGNASRSSMPHRQSGKRRKKGKKRSHHLGSRECGASFPCSELLPLSGSEERILKDLSEEEEEDEDEDEDDEEEGKLYYSDDYGEDEFSYSDQPPDDGGGPGGYSSVRYSEYECCERVVINVSGLRFETQLKTLAQFPETLLGDPAKRGRYFDPLRNEYFFDRNRPSFDAILYYYQSGGRLKRPVNVPFDIFTEEVKFYQLGEEAMLKFREDEGFVKEEEDKALPENEFKRQVWLLFEYPESSSPARGIAIVSVLVILISIVIFCLETLPEFRDDKEFIMSLSLGKGLSNESLHLDAGEHTIFNDPFFIVETVCIIWFSFEFTVRCFACPSKAHFFKNIMNIIDIVSILPYFITLGTDLAQEQGSNGQQAMSFAILRIIRLVRVFRIFKLSRHSKGLQILGHTLRASMRELGLLIFFLFIGVILFSSAVYFAEADEPATHFQSIPDAFWWAVVTMTTVGYGDMKPITVGGKIVGSLCAIAGVLTIALPVPVIVSNFNYFYHRETENEEQTQLMQNAVSCPYLPTNLLKKFRSSSSSSTEDKSEYLEMEEGVKESLCVKEKKSQDTGNSSESEKKNCVNSNSLETDV; this comes from the coding sequence ATGGAGGTTGCAATGGTGAGTGCAGATAGCTCTGGGTGCAACAGCCACATGCCCTATGGATATGTGGTCCAGGCTCGGGCCCGAGAGAGAGAGCGGCTGGCACAGTCGAGAGccgcagcagctgcagctgtagcagcagcaacagcagcagtagAAGGTGGGGCAACAGGTGGAGGTGGACCGTATCACCACTACCATCAGGAGCAGAGTCGAGGTGCATCCTCCTCTCATGGTGGGAATGCGTCACGCAGCAGCATGCCCCACCGCCAGAGTGGTAAGAGGcggaagaaagggaaaaagaggagcCACCACTTGGGAAGTAGGGAGTGCGGggcctccttcccctgctctgagctgctgcctctcagTGGTTCCGAAGAGAGAATACTCAAGGACTTgagtgaggaggaagaggaggatgaagacGAGGATGAAGACgatgaggaagaaggaaagctCTACTATAGTGATGACTATGGGGAGGATGAGTTTTCATACTCGGACCAGCCACCTGATGATGGTGGAGGCCCTGGGGGTTACAGCTCTGTTCGCTACAGTGAGTACGAGTGTTGTGAGCGTGTGGTAATCAACGTGTCAGGACTGCGGTTTGAGACCCAGCTGAAGACATTAGCTCAGTTTCCGGAGACATTGTTGGGTGATCCAGCGAAGCGAGGGAGATACTTTGACCCTCTCAGGAATGAATACTTCTTCGATAGGAACCGGCCCAGCTTTGATGCCATCCTGTACTACTACCAGAGTGGTGGTCGGCTGAAGAGGCCAGTCAATGTACCCTTTGACATCTTCACTGAGGAGGTGAAATTCTACCAACTTGGGGAGGAGGCCATGCTCAAGTTTAGGGAGGATGAAGGGTTTGTCAAAGAGGAAGAGGACAAAGCTTTGCCAGAGAATGAGTTTAAGAGGCAGGTGTGGCTGCTGTTTGAATACCCGGAGAGCTCCAGTCCAGCCAGAGGCATTGCCATTGTCTCTGTCTTGGTTATCTTGATCTCCATCGTCATCTTTTGTTTGGAGACTTTGCCAGAGTTCAGAGATGACAAAGAATTCATCATGTCCCTGAGCTTAGGGAAGGGGCTTTCCAATGAGTCGCTTCACCTGGATGCTGGGGAGCACACTATCTTCAATGACCCCTTTTTCATTGTGGAGACAGTATGCATCATTTGGTTCTCCTTCGAGTTTACAGTGCGCTGCTTTGCATGTCCAAGCAAAGCACACTTCTTCAAGAACATCATGAACATCATAGACATTGTCTCCATCTTGCCTTACTTCATTACTCTGGGCACTGACTTGgcgcaggagcagggcagcaatGGTCAACAGGCTATGTCTTTTGCCATCCTGAGGATCATCCGTCTGGTCAGGGTGTTTCGCATCTTCAAGCTCTCCAGGCACTCCAAGGGTTTGCAGATCCTGGGTCATACACTCAGGGCCAGCATGAGGGAACTCGGCCtcctcatcttttttctttttattggagtaattttgttttccagtgctgtttACTTCGCAGAAGCTGATGAGCCTGCCACCCATTTTCAAAGCATCCCAGATGCCTTTTGGTGGGCTGTAGTGACCATGACTACAGTTGGTTATGGGGATATGAAACCCATAACTGTGGGTGGGAAAATAGTTGGGTCCCTGTGTGCCATTGCAGGAGTGTTAACCATTGCTTTACCAGTGCCAGTGATTGTCTCCAATTTTAACTATTTCTACCACAGAGAGACTGAGAATGAAGAACAAACGCAGCTGATGCAAAATGCAGTCAGTTGCCCTTACCTCCCAACAAATTTACTGAAGAAATTTAGAAGCTCATCATCTTCATCCACAGAGGATAAATCAGAATATTTGGAGATGGAAGAAGGAGTTAAAGAATCTCTTtgtgtaaaggagaaaaaaagtcaggacACGGGGAATAGCAGTgagtcagagaagaaaaactgtgtAAATTCAAATTCTCTGGAAACTGATGTGTAA